A stretch of Candidatus Eremiobacteraceae bacterium DNA encodes these proteins:
- the folK gene encoding 2-amino-4-hydroxy-6-hydroxymethyldihydropteridine diphosphokinase encodes MSESSHFVAIGLGSNLGDRQANLSRALALLREVIHIERISPVYETAPVGFAQQPDFLNCACTGHTALAPRELRAALASIERRVGRAASFPMGPRAIDLDILLYDDLVMRDEELTIPHARMAERAFVLAPLRDVAPDATEPVSGRTVRALAAAADMSGVRRLDGDLVARIRRDVQEMRPQVPLSLNRAGITGVKTTISLALPAGRQSAIATLDIFADLDAAHSGVHMSRFSQDLEDALSDLAGQPGARVESLALAVAQRVVASQRAEIAHVDLRAEFALPRHTPASGIPTNEYYTVLAKAVAAVDFSRSLLGVEAEGITACPCAQAMVA; translated from the coding sequence TAGGAGACCGGCAGGCTAATCTCTCGCGCGCCCTCGCATTGCTGAGAGAAGTTATCCACATCGAGCGGATCTCGCCTGTGTATGAAACTGCGCCCGTCGGATTTGCGCAGCAGCCGGATTTTCTGAACTGCGCGTGCACGGGACACACCGCGCTCGCCCCACGCGAGCTGCGGGCTGCGCTCGCGTCGATCGAGCGCCGCGTCGGGCGCGCCGCGTCGTTCCCGATGGGTCCGCGCGCCATCGACCTCGACATCCTGCTCTATGACGATCTCGTCATGCGCGATGAGGAGTTGACCATACCCCATGCGCGCATGGCCGAGCGCGCCTTCGTCCTCGCGCCGTTGCGCGATGTCGCGCCCGATGCGACTGAGCCGGTGTCGGGGCGGACCGTGCGCGCACTTGCCGCCGCTGCGGACATGTCGGGCGTGCGCCGCTTGGATGGAGACCTCGTCGCGCGCATCCGGCGCGACGTGCAAGAGATGCGTCCGCAGGTGCCACTGTCGCTCAACCGCGCAGGCATCACCGGCGTGAAAACCACGATCTCGTTGGCGCTGCCCGCCGGGCGTCAGAGTGCGATCGCGACGCTGGACATCTTCGCGGACCTCGACGCTGCGCACAGCGGCGTGCACATGTCGCGCTTTTCCCAGGATCTCGAGGACGCGCTCTCTGATCTCGCCGGCCAGCCCGGCGCGCGGGTGGAGTCGCTCGCGCTCGCCGTCGCGCAACGGGTGGTCGCAAGCCAGCGCGCGGAGATCGCACACGTGGATCTGCGCGCGGAGTTCGCGCTGCCGCGGCACACGCCGGCGAGCGGCATACCGACCAACGAGTATTACACGGTGCTCGCCAAGGCCGTTGCGGCCGTAGATTTTTCGCGCAGCTTGCTCGGCGTCGAGGCCGAGGGGATCACCGCGTGTCCGTGTGCGCAGGCGATGGTCGC